One genomic window of Quercus robur chromosome 6, dhQueRobu3.1, whole genome shotgun sequence includes the following:
- the LOC126732815 gene encoding 2-oxoglutarate-dependent dioxygenase 33-like translates to MLKIYSNGLYDSTLHCVINKSPRYRVCVAYFYEINFDTAVEPLETCIQRSGRAKKFERAVYGEHLVSKVLTNFS, encoded by the exons ATGCTAAAG ATTTACTCCAATGGCTTGTATGACTCAACCTTGCACTGCGTTATCAACAAGTCTCCAAGATATCGGGTTTGTGTAGCATATTTCTATGAG ATAAACTTCGATACAGCAGTGGAGCCTTTGGAAACTTGTATACAGAGGTCAGGTAGAGCTAAGAAGTTCGAAAGAGCTGTATATGGGGAGCATTTGGTCAGCAAGGTCCTAACCAATTTCAGTTAG
- the LOC126732812 gene encoding uncharacterized protein LOC126732812 isoform X1 gives MKFKIPPIPLNSSRNSCFPTFKSLMASSITQTQTLTIQPDPEDDLLCSDQQQQLLISSSDTSPFSLGSLTRCLTGESHIDRAWAHWLKLGRPKLIVAPMVDNSELPFRMLCRKYGAEAAYTPMLHSRIFTETEKYRDQEFTTCKEDRPLFVQFCANDPDILLEAARRVEPFCDYVDINLGCPQRIAKRGNYGAFLMDNLPLVKSLVQKLALNLQVPVSCKIRLFPDLQVTINYAKMLEEAGCSLLAVHGRTRDEKDGKKIRADWNAIRAVKDALRIPVLANGNIRHINDVQNCLEETGAEGVLSAESLLENPALFAGYRTGEWVLGSEGSDKVGKLDQTDLLVEYLKLCERYPVPWRMIRAHVHRMLGDWFRLHPHVREDFNAQSKLTFEFLYNMVDRLRELGTKMPLYTKDSHEDRVLANGLATGNV, from the exons ATGAAATTCAAAATTCCTCCCATACCCCTCAACTCCTCCCGAAATTCCTGCTTCCCCACTTTCAAATCTCTCATGGCCTCTTCTATCActcaaacccaaaccctaaccATCCAACCCGACCCGGAAGACGACCTCCTCTGCTCCGACCAACAACAACAGTTACTTATTTCTTCGTCTGACACGTCGCCGTTTAGCTTGGGCTCACTGACACGGTGCTTGACCGGAGAGTCCCACATCGACCGGGCATGGGCTCACTGGTTGAAACTGGGTCGACCCAAATTGATAGTTGCCCCGATGGTCGACAATTCGGAGCTTCCCTTTCGAATGCTTTGCCGAAAGTACGGTGCCGAGGCAGCTTATACGCCCATGTTGCACTCTCGCATTTTTACCGAGACTGAAAAGTACCGTGACCAGGAATTTACCACTTGCAAg GAGGATCGGCCATTGTTTGTCCAATTTTGTGCGAATGACCCGGACATCTTATTAGAGGCTGCAAGGAGAGTGGAACCTTTTTGTGACTATGTTGACATCAATTTGGG GTGTCCTCAGCGTATTGCCAAGAGGGGAAATTATGGAGCTTTCCTTATGGATAATCTTCCACTTGTAAAATCTCTAGTACAAAAATTGGCTCTCAACCTTCAAGTTCCTGTGTCATGCAAAATCCGTTTATTCCCAGATTTGCAAGTTACAATCAACTATGCTAAGATGCTAGAGGAAGCAGGTTGCTCTCTTTTAGCTGTCCATGGCCGAACAAGAGATGAGAAAGATGGGAAAAAAATTCGGGCTGACTGGAATGCTATCAGAGCTGTGAAAGATGCACTCAGAATCCCAGTCCTTGCAAATGGGAACATTCGCCACATCAATGATGTTCAGAATTGTTTGGAAGAGACTGGTGCTGAAGGGGTGCTTTCTGCTGAGTCTCTTCTTGAGAATCCAGCTCTTTTTGCTGGCTATCGAACTGGTGAATGGGTATTGGGCAGCGAAGGAAGCGATAAAGTAGGAAAACTGGACCAGACAGATCTACTGGTGGAATATTTGAAGCTTTGTGAAAGATACCCTGTGCCATGGAGAATGATTCGTGCTCATGTGCATAGGATGTTAGGAGACTGGTTCAGGTTGCATCCGCATGTGAGAGAGGATTTCAATGCCCAATCCAAACTGACCTTTGAATTTCTTTATAACATGGTTGACCGGCTTAGGGAGCTTGGCACAAAAATGCCACTTTATACAAAGGATTCTCATGAAGATAGAGTTCTGGCGAATGGCTTAGCAACCGGAAATGTATGA
- the LOC126732812 gene encoding uncharacterized protein LOC126732812 isoform X2 — MKFKIPPIPLNSSRNSCFPTFKSLMASSITQTQTLTIQPDPEDDLLCSDQQQQLLISSSDTSPFSLGSLTRCLTGESHIDRAWAHWLKLGRPKLIVAPMVDNSELPFRMLCRKYGAEAAYTPMLHSRIFTETEKYRDQEFTTCKEDRPLFVQFCANDPDILLEAARRVEPFCDYVDINLGCPQRIAKRGNYGAFLMDNLPLVKSLVQKLALNLQVPVSCKIRLFPDLQVTINYAKMLEEAGCSLLAVHGRTRDEKDGKKIRADWNAIRAVKDALRIPVLANGNIRHINDVQNCLEETGAEGVLSAESLLENPALFAGYRTGEWVLGSEGSDKVGKLDQTDLLVEYLKLCERYPVPWRMIRAHVHRMLGDWFRLHPHVREDFNAQSKLTFEFLYNMVDRLRELGTKMPLYTKDSHEDRVLANGLATGNV, encoded by the exons ATGAAATTCAAAATTCCTCCCATACCCCTCAACTCCTCCCGAAATTCCTGCTTCCCCACTTTCAAATCTCTCATGGCCTCTTCTATCActcaaacccaaaccctaaccATCCAACCCGACCCGGAAGACGACCTCCTCTGCTCCGACCAACAACAACAGTTACTTATTTCTTCGTCTGACACGTCGCCGTTTAGCTTGGGCTCACTGACACGGTGCTTGACCGGAGAGTCCCACATCGACCGGGCATGGGCTCACTGGTTGAAACTGGGTCGACCCAAATTGATAGTTGCCCCGATGGTCGACAATTCGGAGCTTCCCTTTCGAATGCTTTGCCGAAAGTACGGTGCCGAGGCAGCTTATACGCCCATGTTGCACTCTCGCATTTTTACCGAGACTGAAAAGTACCGTGACCAGGAATTTACCACTTGCAAg GAGGATCGGCCATTGTTTGTCCAATTTTGTGCGAATGACCCGGACATCTTATTAGAGGCTGCAAGGAGAGTGGAACCTTTTTGTGACTATGTTGACATCAATTTGGG GTGTCCTCAGCGTATTGCCAAGAGGGGAAATTATGGAGCTTTCCTTATGGATAATCTTCCACTTGTAAAATCTCTAGTACAAAAATTGGCTCTCAACCTTCAAGTTCCTGTGTCATGCAAAATCCGTTTATTCCCAGATTTGCAAGTTACAATCAACTATGCTAAGATGCTAGAGGAAGCAGGTTGCTCTCTTTTAGCTGTCCATGGCCGAACAAGAGATGAGAAAGATGGGAAAAAAATTCGGGCTGACTGGAATGCTATCAGAGCTGTGAAAGATGCACTCAGAATCCCAGTCCTTGCAAATGGGAACATTCGCCACATCAATGATGTTCAGAATTGTTTGGAAGAGACTGGTGCTGAAGGGGTGCTTTCTGCTGAGTCTCTTCTTGAGAATCCAGCTCTTTTTGCTGGCTATCGAACTGGTGAATGGGTATTGGGCAGCGAAGGAAGCGATAAAGTAGGAAAACTGGACCAGACAGATCTACTGGTGGAATATTTGAAGCTTTGTGAAAGATACCCTGTGCCATGGAGAATGATTCGTGCTCATGTGCATAGGATGTTAGGAGACTGGTTCAGGTTGCATCCGCATGTGAGAGAGGATTTCAATGCCCAATCCAAACTGAC